The Miscanthus floridulus cultivar M001 chromosome 7, ASM1932011v1, whole genome shotgun sequence genome includes a region encoding these proteins:
- the LOC136465277 gene encoding uncharacterized protein has product MREFRIALSQHAIKHEFEFNIEKSDPGRVRAYCSKKKDEGCRWRLHASTMKDNITIKVRTNPRRHDYSSARRSKEVRNASKFWICEQVKDWLMEDASVGAKELQRRIKDKHKVHINYKRVYAGKELDQTQLFGSWDNNFNNLYRFKAEVERPYLAIDSTFLTGKFRGQLACAIAVDGHNWMYPVAVGVIDSETNENWIWFLQRLRDANGAPTGLAICTNVGQGVMAGVKEVFLDAEHRECMLHLVMNFKKRYNGKIFDDHLWPTAYSWSPYYFEKHWKAMEEAKPSTMTYIRQWHTRIWTRSQFGTYCKVDYVTNNLAECFNNWIKKFKGLNLDDLMDKIRQLIMDKWDVRRTISRKIEGIILPHIIKNLKEQSRNLDMDVQRSGDILAEVSVKGGSGYKCVVNLDERTCHCRKWQVSEIPCKHAIAFITSLWEPLEKHVDMYYSVQKFRAAYEILIPAMPDKFQWPQSDHGYFMHPPLIKSTSGRR; this is encoded by the exons ATGCGTGAGTTTAGGATTGCACTATCTCAGCATGCTATCAAGCATGAATTTGAGTTTAACATTGAAAAGAGTGACCCAGGGAGAGTGAGGGCATATTGTTCAAAGAAGAAAGACGAAGGGTGTAGATGGAGATTACATGCTTCTACAATGAAGGACAACATAACAATAAAG GTGAGGACAAACCCACGTCGTCATGACTATTCTAGTGCAAGAAGGAGCAAGGAAGTTAGGAATGCAAGCAAATTCTGGATATGCGAACAAGTAAAGGATTGGCTTATGGAAGATGCAAGCGTAGGAGCTAAAGAATTGCAGAGGCGAATAAAGGACAAGCACAAGGTACATATCAACTACAAGAGAGTGTATGCTGGTAAGGAGCTAGACCAAACACAACTATTTGGTAGTTGGGACAACAACTTCAATAACCTGTATAGGTTTAAGGCAGAGGTGGAAAG ACCATACTTGGCCATAGATAGCACATTTCTAACAGGAAAGTTTAGGGGCCAGCTAGCATGTGCAATAGCTGTAGATGGGCATAACTGGATGTATCCAGTTGCTGTTGGAGTGATAGACTCAGAAACTAATGAAAATTGGATATGGTTTTTACAAAGGCTTAGAGATGCCAATGGAGCACCTACAGGCTTAGCTATATGTACAAATGTTGGTCAAGGAGTAATGGCAGGAGTGAAAGAAGTGTTCCTAGATGCAGAACATAGAGAGTGCATGCTGCATTTGGTGATGAATTTCAAGAAAAGATACAATGGGAAAATATTTGATGATCATCTTTGGCCTACAGCATATTCGTGGAGCCCATACTATTTTGAGAAGCATTGGAAAGCAATGGAGGAAGCTAAACCATCAACAATGACGTATATAAGGCAGTGGCATACTAGGATATGGACAAGAAGTCAATTTGGGACCTATTGCAAGGTTGACTATGTCACAAACAATTTGGCAGAGTGCTTCAACAACTGGATAAAAAAGTTCAAAGGGCTGAATTTGGATGACCTTATGGACAAGATTAGGCAACTTATTATGGATAAGTGGGATGTTAGAAGAACAATATCAAGAAAGATTGAAGGAATTATTCTGCCACACATCATCAAGAATTTGAAAGAGCAAAGCAGGAACTTAGATATGGATGTACAGAGAAGTGGGGATATTCTAGCTGAGGTGTCTGTCAAGGGTGGCAGTGGGTACAAATGTGTTGTCAACCTAGATGAAAGAACCTGTCATTGTAGAAAATGGCAAGTCTCAGAAATTCCTTGCAAACATGCAATTGCATTCATAACATCTCTTTGGGAACCtttggagaaacatgttgatATGTATTATTCAGTTCAGAAATTTAGAGCAGCATATGAGATTCTTATCCCTGCTATGCCTGACAAATTCCAATGGCCACAATCTGACCATGGTTACTTTATGCATCCACCACTTATAAAATCTACATCTGGTAGAAGGTAG